Genomic DNA from Vanrija pseudolonga chromosome 3, complete sequence:
CACGGCGTCAACTTTGCTAGTTGGAAGGTTGACATCCAACTCTTCAGGCTCCTCTTGCTCTGGCATATCCTGGGGATTCTTGATATTCTTTGGTGGCTTGATAGAACGATGCACATCCAATGTGATCCGTACACCGTGAGCGAAGCCGTTGGGCAGCTGAGGATCGCTCATCTTCTCTTTGCGACGCGCTCGGTCGTATCGGCGCCGCTCTGCCTCAGGCAGAGTGACCGGGTAGTCGGAGACGACAAGCTAGACATCGCACCCGAGGCaattgtcgtcctcgtccttggtgtCGAGCACTCGTCGCAGCATGAACGGCTGGCCAAGTTGGGCGATGGGTTCCATCACCAACTCGGCGACATCCTTCTCCCATTGTGCCCAGTCTTCGATAACTTGCTTCGATTTGTCGTTGACGGGCAAAGCGATAAACTCCCAGTTGGAGCCGAGGGGGATGGTGTCTTCACCGTCTCGCATGTTTTTGCGAAGCTCCTTGATAGTGTGCTGGAGTTGGTTGCGCCTGTTCTCCAAAATGCGACACTGGATGATGATGGGCCAGTAGGCAGCACGAACATTGTAGGTCTTCATGAGGGACCCCAGTGTCGATTCGCGAACACTGGACGAAGTCGGCAGGGGAATTGAGCGGGGAGGTCGAAGGTCGCTGTCTGAGGTCCCAAGTGCGCGCAGAATGTTAAGAAGGTCGAGCGGGTCGTTGAAAAACGGAGTCGCTGTCGTCCCAAACGTCATCCTAGCAACTTGCGAAagcgaggccgtcgcgatGGACACCTCGGCTTCTGGGTTGCGCACCGTCTGCACCTCGTCGTAAAATGCCATGCCCCACCGGATGACTTTGCGGCTAGACGACGAGAACAAGCTGATGTTCTTGAAGTCAGACTTGAAGTCGCCGCTGTCGAACACCTCCTTGAACTCGTCCCGAAGGGCAATCCATGTGGTAATGACCACAGGGACCCGCTCCTTCCCCAGCAGGTTCCAGAATTGCTTGCGGTGGCGCAACTCGTGAGACTTGTGGGCTTTCTCGAGCCCCGCCACGATGAAGTGGTCTCCGTCCAGCAGTTCGCACAACTCGTCTTGAATCTGGGGGAGAACGGAGGTGGTCGTCACAATCAGGACTGGCTCGATCTTCTTGACGCCGTCACCCGGGTGGAAGCGAACAGGAGCGCTCTGCGAGACGGTCCTGAGGTAACGTCAGCGAGCGCCCTCACATTGATGATGACATGGCTTACTCTTTCCACTTTCCCTTCATGAGGTATACCTTCTCTGGCGCCATGACGGGGGCCACAAACGTGGGGTCCTCGCGAAGACGATGCTTCAGCCATACCTGGGTGTGTCAGACGCTGAAGGGAAGGCACGACCAGTGACAGAACACTCACGTGGTAGGCCACAATCATggccatcatcgtcgtcttccCCAGGCCGGTGGCGTCAGCAATGAGGTAGTGGGCGACCTTGTTGAAGCGCGAGTCGCCAGAGAAGGCGAGGGCAAAGTAAGTCGCCACAGCCCACAGTTGGTGCAGGCGAGGGGTGCGATCGAGGAAGAAGGGGAACTGGCATGCCGAGCGGATGGCGTGGTCATTGGGGTAGAGGTACGAGCCGTCCGACTTCTTCTGGTGTGCCTTCCCTCGGTCGATGAGGGGTGCGCCGgtgcgcacctcgtcggtTTGAAGCTCGTCGATGCCGAGGAAGCAGACGAGGTCGTAGACGTCCCAGGCGCGGGCTGTGACCTCGCGAAAGGACGGCGGGGGCATGGTGGTGAGCTCCGAGGAAGAAGCAGAGTTGAGTGATGTTGTAAAAGGGGACGAGTGAGAGTGATGATGAGAGGGGAGAAATCAAAAAAAAAAACTGGATGATGTGGTGAtcagcgcgacgacggcgacgcccaAAAGgaaggcgcgcgacgaccagACAGCCAGTCCAGTCAGCTCGTCATCTCGTCGGCTCGTCACAATCGTCAAGTGAGTATGCATGCCATCTTacagcgccgtcgaggcaTCCTGTTCTGATGAGGACACTTGATGACATGCCGAGGTGAGGTGCTTGCTGCAGTACGCAATGTCCTCGGGGATCAACAGCACCAAGGAAGGTCACGCCAGGCCGAGTGTCGGCGGACAGCTCGTCAGCCGTTGTCGCGCAGCTGCCGAGGAGACCACCATGACACCAGCAGCCGACGAGAGCCATGCCGAGGCACGAGGTGGTCGGCGTAGGCGAGCCGAGCCTCAAGGAGTCTTGTATGCAGTGATGACCATGCGTGTGAGTCTCTATCGTCGAGGGAAGAATGCGGCTGCGAGCCCGCCAACAAACGTGACTGCACCAgtgaagaggaggagcgcgccctGTAGAGTCAGCCTGGATCATTGTGCCCTCGACGTACGTAGTTGGTCGTACCGTATGCCCCAGCCGCGCCCCGCAGCACGCCGCTCTTGAGCAGAGCAGTTGAGATCGggcctggggtgtcagctgtaTCTTGCGGCCCCACCTACCTGACGCAAAGTTGATGCTTCCTCGGACAAAGGCGCAGATGCTGAACAGCAACATCGGCAGCGCGGGGTCATCCCCTAGGAGGCGTTAGCGCCAAGCACGTTGTGAGTCCACTCACTCGCAACGTAGCTGATCATCTGGCTCCAGGTCGCGGCTAGAGGCAGGGCAAGCATGCCCCATACCATGGAGAACAGGACCAGAAGTGCGCTGTTTGTGCCTAGGCCCCAGAGCAGCcaggccgccagcgccgctgccgtgcACATGCCGGTGACGACGAACCCGACGGGGAAGCGATCAGCCAGGAAGCCGACCATGGGGTTGCCGAACGAAGACGAGGCGTACATGATGGCAACGAGGCCTGTGCCGCCTGGGTGCGTGGGTCCAACGGCGTCCGCGAAGGCTAATGTCAGTGTCTCGTCCACGCCCACAACCTACTTGGGAGCCAGACGGAGGGGATAAAGCTGCCCAATGACGTGATAGCAACAAAGGTGACCATCTCCCAGAATCCACGGCGCTTGAGGAAGGCAAAGTTGATGGGCGGGCGGACGCGGCGtcccggcgcgacgggcgcgatgggcactcggcgccgcaAGAAGATCATCGCAACGCCGTTGCACGAGCCGAACATGGCCGCGATGGTGTACAGCGTCGGCTTGTACTTGACCGCGTCCAGCAGCTTGGCCGTCATGAGTGGGAAGATTGTGCCGCCGACAGCTGCGCCACCAAACATGATGCCGGACGCGAGGccacggcgctcgacgaaCCAGTCGTACAGGATCGGGATGCAGGGGAAGAAGAGCACTGCGTGAGTGAGTGTGGCCCCGGGGCGGAAACGTACGAGATGAGAGCGGGTACAGAATGCCGAGGGTAATGACGAGTTGCCAggcctggcgtcagctgagGATATACACAACCACCCACGCTCGTCACAAACGCCGTGAGGATGAAGGCGAGCGTACCGCATACCAGGCCGAAAAGCTGCACCGGCAAGACGAGCTTGGGGGACATGGCAGCGAAGAGACTGGGGTGAGCTCACAACTTTGCTCTCTGACGTACGGCCCGCACAATCCCACGCCGACAAGCAGCATGCCATTTTGTAAATTGCTCGCCAAGGTGACGGTGCTCTCGCTGTGGGGGAACATGTCGTGCACCCAGTACTTGTGCAGAATGCCGATGGAGTACGGCAGGCCCCAGACGATCAGCTCGATGACCGTGACAGCCGCGAGGAtcgtccacgccgcgcgaccgCGGTCGGGCGGGGGGAGGTTGGCTACCTCGCGCTCATTCTCGCCTCCGCCggtgacgaggtcgtcgactgTCGGCTGCGGAGAGAGGCTCGGGGTTGTCTTGTTGGTCGGCTTttgacgtcgtcgtgtgtctcgacgccgccgagtcgaggcgctgcaggTCGATCTGCTCCACTGTCGTTGTCGCCATCGAGGTATGTTAAACGAGAAAACTGACAACTTTGCAGCAATGGAAcatgacctcgacgacgagcgtggagcgcgaggatgaCTGTATAATTTCGTTAGGAGCGAGGCAACAGTCAGACCGAGACCGAGACGGGGTTGGCCGAACCGGGACGTCATTGCGCGGTGCCGCCttgccgagccgagctgcCTCAGGAATGTGGTCGTGGTCAACAACCCAAGGCGCCCATCACCGATAACAACGACTCGGCACGCCGAGACGATCCTTCACAATAATCTGCGCGTTGATTGTGCCGTTCATCTGCGGATCCTGTCGTGCCATATACAAGGTTAGGCCTTGACCGCACTGCCCCGCATCCTCGAGCAGCCTCGGACATGGCCGACATGGACCCGACGACTCGGCCCGCCTCCGGCCCGCACCTCTCTTGACCCAACCTTGCCCTCTAGTTCACACAGAGACACCATGCAGCGCTCGTAGAGACACCACGTCTCGGCTGAGACGGGCCCGGTGCCCCTCCTGGCCCCTCCCCATCGCCTTATTGAGATGACACGACAAACCGGAGCGAGTCGACCGGGCCGCCTACCCCGTCCGTCCGCCAGCCCGTCCCTCGGACCGCTCTGCATCGCGCCATCCCCAGCCCCGATCGTATCATGTTCCTATCGCTCGTGCGGGACATGCACCGTGCCATgtcgctcggcgccacgcTAATTATAGtagccgagcgcgccgacggagGAACGGAACCGACTGGGGAAAAGGCAGTCGGGCGAGTGGGTCatggctcgacgacctcgaccagtCGCACGACCGAGCCCAGATGCTCGACTCGCACTGACCCCACTCGCCATCTCTCGCGATTGAGCTACGACATGACGATGGGGCTTGGCGGGTTGAGACATATCTGAAACTCGCTCTGCAGCGGCAGAGATAAAAAGTGAAGGAAAGGGAAGCGGCCGGGTCCACACCAACCCACGACCATGTCTGCTTCACAACCGCCAGTCCTCGACAAAGAGGGAGCCGATGGCGCCTTGCAGCTCCACGACGAGACCAAGGGCTCTTCTGATGGTGAGTCACGAAGCCAGGCGCCCAACTCACACAGCCAGTCACCCACCCATCCGAGGAACCCCTCACGGGCTTCGCGGCCTTCTACCGGTCGACGCTGTTCCagatcctcgtcgtcggcctgtgCGCCTTCTCGACCCCGGGTATCTGGGTGGCGATGatgggcctcggcgtgggcgggagTGCGAGCCCGCAGCTCATGAACAGCGTCACGGCGATCGCGTACGCGCTCATGACACTCACATGTTTCCTCGGGCCGTGGATCACGAACATCATCGGGTTCCGGTACACGCTCGCACTGGGCACGATCGGCTACCCGCTGTTCGCGGCCGCGCTGTACGCCAACAACCGCTACGGCAACGTCTGGTTCGTgtacctcggcggcgtgctgtgCGGTACCTCGGCCGGCTTCTTCTGgagcgtcgagggcgccatCTCGACAGGATACCCCGAGGTCCACAAGCGCGGCCGCTACCTCGCGACGTGGTTCACCTTCCGCAACGCGGGCTCGATTGTCGGCGGCAGtatcgcgctcgccatcaacCACAAGGCCAACCATGCCGGCGCGGTCAGCTACAAGACGTACCAGGCCTTCATCGCCATCCAGTGCCTCGGTGTCCCGATCGGCCTGCTGCTCAGCAACCCCGAGAaggtgcgccgcgacgacggtaCGCGCATcgaggcgccgcgcggcatCCACCCGCTCGTGCAGGCCAAGGAGATGTGGCGCCTGCTCAAGTCACCGCCCATTCTGCTGCTTGCCCCGCTGTTCTGGTACTTTGGCTGGATCCAGGCCTACCCCGGTACCTACCTCACCGTGTACTTTACCgtccgctcgcgcgcgctcgcgtcgttcCTGTTTGCCGTCGTCATGTCCCTTTCGACGTGGGCCAGCGGCTCGATCGTCGACCTCAAGTGGTCCAAGAACCGCAAGACgcgtgcgctcgccgccttTGGCCTGGTGGTTGTCCTCAATTCGATCACGTGGATCTGGTCGGTCATCATCCAGGACGAGTACCGCAAGATGTCGCCCGTGCTCGATTGGTCCGACCCAGGCTTCGGCCGCGGGTGAGTGGACGCTCCGCGACTCGTATCGCTGACAACCCCTCAGCTTTGGCGCATACATGTTCCAGTGCATCGCTCAGGGCATTGTCGAAAACTTCATCTACTGGAGCATCTCCAACCTAAGCGACTCGCCGGGTGACCAGATCCGCTACAGCTCTCTCCTGCGCGGCATTGAGACGGCTGCCGTCGCGGTCGGCTTTGGCGTCCAGGCCGTCCCCACCAAGCTCATCATCACCGCGGGCATCAACCTCGCATGGTGGTTCATCGCCCTGCCATTCGCATACTTTGCTACCCTCACCGTCGTCAAGAAGTTTGAGGCCGATGACAAGAAGAGCAAGGAGGTTGAGGCGTAGCTGTGAGGTCCTGGTGATGCACTCGGCGATTTGGCTCCCATAGTGGTTTGGGTGGCCTCTGGACTCGAGCTGACTGACCCGCTTACCGACCACACCACTCACTGGACCCAAAGGCCAATGCATCTATCATACAAACATACGACTACAACACAGGATGATGGCGCGCACACCGACCTCGCCTACTCGACCGTCGTCCACAACTGTATCAACGCCGCGTGGCCAGTGTTCCCCTGAGCCACTTCCGACCACATCTGGTTGCTCTGCTTGATCATCTGCTGGCCCGAGGCCTGGGCGCTGCTGTCGTACCACCCGATGCTGCTGTTGCCGTACTGTGTGGCGCCAGCTGTCGCGTACGAGCCAGCCAGAATGACCCCGTTGACGCCCATGCTCGCCGCTTGCGCCGCCTTGATCGTGTTCATCTCCAGGTCCATCTTGAACTTCAACCACGTCTTGATGTACACCTGTTCGCGGTGCGCTGCGAATGTCTTGAAGTCTGCCAGGTCTCCCGCAAGCCAGAGGTTGCGCATGCGCGGCGACCATAGGCAGCAGATGATGCTCTCGGACTTTTGTATCGGTTGGATGTTGGTGGTCTTGCCGAGCGGGGTGATGGAGGCCCAATTGATCCAGCACTCTGGGCACACGTGGCATGTCGGTGAAATGGCATACCAAGTCCCGTTCTTGCGCGGTTCCCTTCGTGGACAAGCAGGATATTGTGCGATCTTGCGTGCGAAGGCGCCGAACGGGCGAAAGTTGGTCTGGAGATAGGCGTCCAACATGCGCACGTGGAacgcgcgtcggcgcggggctTCGGGGCACATGTCGCATGAAGCCGCGTTGGGCTGCTGCACGAAGAAGCCTTGCATGCCGAGCGGTACGACATAGCCCAGCAGGCATGTCTCGCACACGTCAAAGTTGGACGGCGGTCCGGACAGCGTGTAAAACGTCTTTGGCAGCTGTTTGGTCAGGGTTGCGaggtgcgccgcggccgtgttCCAGAACGTGTTGAAGTTGCCTGTCATGTAGACAGCCATTAGCATGGCGTTGGACAAGGTCGCGTGGTGCGTGTCGCAGGAGAAGTCGTTGCCGTTTGCAGGAACCGTGTATGGTATCATCTCATGCTCGAACGGCGTGCAGGCAAACAGGTTATCGAAGCACCCTTGACAGATGACCATGCCCTCAATCGTCCGGCGCGGCGTTTACCACCTTGTGGACGAAGCGGGGACAGGCTTGCCCTCGCACGCGAGGATGGGATACTTGTTGGTGTACGCGAGAAACCCGGCCCAgtcgccgcgcgagccgtgCCTATTCAGCCCGCGCTGCTGTACACCCATTGCCGCGTCGCAGTACCACTGGCCTCCAGACTGTTTGGTAAACTTGTTCTGCCACGGCGTTGCGCCGAGCCAGTCGTGATAACACCCGTTGCACACGCTGAACAAGTCTTTGAATTCAGAGCTGGTCCAATACTCTGTCCCTGCAGCCTGCTGGCCGTTGCTTCCCGGGCATACCGGCAGGCCGGCGCGAAGGGCAACGAAGTCGGTGATGGCGGAGATGTCTCGTTGCGGCAGGAGGACCTTTGTGAGACGTAGAGATGAGCCGAACCGGCAAGTACCCCTAAACTTGATCGTGCTGGCGAAGGCAGGAGCCAGAGGAGTGTTGGCAACGTGCTTGGCATGGCAGAAGGTGCACATGAGGAAGTCGGCGTGTGCCGGGAGGTGGTAGAACGTCATGTCGAACAGCAGCTCGCGGTTGGTGGGGCACATGGGGAGGATGTGCGGTGGGGGACCCTCGGCCTGGATGACGGGCTGCGGGGGAAGGGGGTCGTCTTCGAGATTCGGGAGGTTGGTGTGGGACGCGGGAGATGCTGCCGCCTGCTGCAACGACGGAAGGGTTGCAGCGCCAGTCGATGACTGGGCCGGCGGGCTTGCCGTGAAGGTCCAACCGGGTGGAAAGGCCGCTGCCATGGCCGCGTACGGGTCGGACGAGGCCGGGGGCTGTGGTACAGGTTGAGGACTTGGCTGTCGTGCTGGGGTATATGCCGCGTGAGCCGGTGGGGACTGATGCTGAGTTGGGGGAGAGGCATACTGCTGACTAGAAGGCGAAGAGCCGTACTGCTGAATCGGCGGTGACGCATAGGGCTGGCTCGGCACCGAGAAGTAATGCTGGCTTGGGGGCGAGGAGTAGGGCTGACTAGGTGGCGACGCGTACTGCTGAGTCGGAGGCGAAGCATACTGCTGATTTGGCGGTGATTGAGCCTGCCCATGATGTTGTGCCGGAGGAGCCTGGTACTGGACTGCAGGTGTTGGGGTTGGCGGGGCGTGGTAGGGAGTTGATGGCGCCTGGTATTGGACGGgagccggcgtcgtcgccgtcaggAGGGGCGAGGCAGCTGGAGAGGACGCGAGGAGATGCTGAGGCGACGGCGCATGGTACTGGGGTGCGGGGGGTCCAAACTGTGTTGCGGCGTATCCACTTGGAGGAGGTGGTGAGGTGAGTGCTGGTGTGGTCGGCGCAAGGAACTGTTGTGCTGGTGGGGGTTGATAtggggcggcaggcgcggtggccgcggccggGGGCGGGTGAGGGCTCGCTGGTGCGAGGAACTGCGTTGCTGGTGGGACGGCACCTGGGAGGTACTGCGGCCGCGGGGAGAGGTactgcggcgacggcgatggggGAGGTTGGTAGACCGCCGGGGCAGGTTGCGCTTGATGGTACTGGTACGCCGGCTGcgctggtggaggtggaggctgTGCCGCTGGCTGCGGGGACGGGGGAGGGTGCACCACAGCAGGCGTCTGCACGTACTGTGGGTACGCGCTATGCGCAGGCTGAAAtggcggctgcggcgacggcgctgggACTGGTGAAGGATGGTAGACCTGAGGAGGCGCGACGTATGGTTGCTGGGCGTACTGCTGGGCCGGGTAagcttgttgttgctggTACGCGGGCCGggagtgctgctgctgcggcggcggcgccggatGCTGCTGCCAGGTCCCTGCCGGGGGATGCACCTGCTGCTGGTACTGCGGGTGCGGCGCCGGTTGTGCTGTGGGCGATATCCCCAGGCTGCCAAACTGCTgtgtgagcgcggcggcgggatcCTCCCCGAGCtgtggtggccgcggcgggagcggtggggctggcggcggcccggGCTGATGCTGGGCGTACGTATAGCCAGTGGTGTAGGGCTGGCCGTATGCGTAGCCGCTCATCGCGCCGGTCAGAATGTCGGCGGTCGAGAAGACGAAGTGAGTGAtgcacgacgaggaagaggttGAGAAGTGCAACGTTCTGTTAATAGCCGCGGTGTTGTCCGTCACAATGGGCATGGGTTGCTTGGCGGGCAGTgcacctcgctcgctgctcgtcggcggcaagccATGACCGCATGCCGCGGGTGAGGGGCCAGCCCGCCCTGCCGTCATTGTCgcaccgccgctggctggctggtgcggGGCCGTCCGCCAGTTGACTGGCTTCCAATCAACCGTTCTAGAGTCTGTCAGCCTGCGTAGGTCGTTGCTGTCTGTCAGGGGGGAGCGCAGTCAGTCGAAAGGGGGATCCCAGGACGCGTTGATGCATAAAAGAGCAAACTGCAAGATATTTTACGAGAAAGCGACGTGGGCCAGGTCTTATCGGGAAAGCCGGCTAGATGCGGGGCCCCAAGTTGGTTGACTGgactggctgggcggggtggtcATAAGTCGAGCAACGACAACATCGTCTTGTCCTTTAACATCCCTCTACGATGCCTCCAAAGACGGCGACAAAGGcaaagacgacgacaacgaccaaGACTCCCAAGACCGCGGGCAAGGCCGTGCCCAAGACAACCGAAAAGCGAGTCACCAAGACGGTCACCTCGGTCGACCCAAAGACGGGCCACAAGGTCGTCACCAAGACGGTGACCGTGACCACAGAGACGGTCGCAGCGCCAAAGACCAAGGCGGCGACACCGGCACAGCGCAAGAAGGCGACTGAcacggtcgaggcggcggccaagaaggccaaaGTCAAGGTACACACCATCAGCGCTGTCCCAGGCTGATGATATCAGGCCGACACAAAGGTCAAgaccgaggccaaggcgccgaagggcaaggccgcagcgacgcccaagagcacggcgacgcccaagaccgcggcgacgcccaAGGCCCCGGCCAAGCCAAAGACGCCCAAGGCCCAGGCCACCAAGGCAGCGCCCAAGGTCAAAGCCGAgcccaagaccaaggcccAGCCCAAGATCAAGACCGAGCCGAAGCCAAAGGCCGAAGCTAAGGTCAAGGCGGAGCCCAAGCCGTGGGCTGGTCCAAGGCCGAAGCAGACGGCACGCAAGACGACCGGTGGCCACGCACTGCGGGCGTCCAACAGCAACACCTATATCGATGCTCCCCCGGCATACGAGTTCGACGAAAACTACGGTGGGTACGCTTCAGAGGAGCGATATGACAACCTGGACGACGGGTACGACTCGGATGACAGCCGCCATTTGATCGCCATGATCGACGCGGACCGCCGCCCATGGGGGCGCAACTTGGACGAGGACGTACATGTGGAGTACTCCTCGGACGACGGCAGTGACTTGCTTGACCCCGAGAACCGTCTCAGAGAGTCCGAATCTGACGGCtacgaagacgacgacgagttcggCATGGTCGACCaagagcgccgcgagggcatCGACGGGTACTGGGGCCATGACCGCTGGGGAAAGTGGGGTTGGATCGAGTATGACGACTTCTAGTGAGTGAAGCTTGGTGTTGTGACTAACCAGGCAGTAACCGGCGCCCGTAGGTTCGCCGATTAAGAGCGCTACAGGCCGCTGCTCCGCCAGTCTTCCCGTTGTATGTGTATACCGTATGCAAGTTGTCAAGTTACAAATCCAGCCATGCAGCCACCTCGTCCCTGTCAAACACCAGCTCCCAGTCATCATCCACCAGGTACTCTTCCATCGTAATGTCCTGCACCGGTCCAAGCAACTCGTTGAGCCTGCGGGTGCGCGGGCAGGTAGCGTTGTCGGACTCCGCTTCGCCTTCTGTAGCTGAgtccttggcgtcgctgccaccgtcctcgctctcctcgtcggggcAGATACAcgcgggctcgtcgcccaGAAAATTGCTCATGCCTGCGTACACGGTGTCCTCGTAGGCGTAGTCGACATGGTCGTAgatggcggcgaggttgacAATGGTGACTTTGAGGGGTAACGCGTTttcgtcgtgcgcgtcgatGGCTCGACAAACTAGATCTTCAAGGAGAATGTCCACTGCCGAGGCAATGACCTCGTGGGTCAGTGCAaccggcgcgtcggtcggGCGCCATGGCGAGCCAGGTGGCGCATTAAAGACGACGGTGAGTCTCTTCGTGCTGGCCTGTACAATGGATGCAAGCTCGGTCGGGTGCTCCCGTGGCCCAAAGTACCACTCACTAGCGTCCTCCTCGGACACTGGCAAGCGTGAGTCAGGCTCAAACACGAGCACCAAGTGCTCGACCTTGtccgcaagctcgagcggcATGCCACCGCAGTACAGCGACGAGCAGAACCCAGCTGTCGTGACGCTCAGGCCGCGGAGCACGGCAACGGGGGCAGGGAGGCGGGGTAGCGCGGACCAGCATCCCTCGCGGTTATGCCCGTGGATGGTGAGTGCACTGTTGGGTGGCGGCTGGCCTGCGACGTGGGATGGCGTAACCGGCGCAAAGTGGACCCGAACCGCGTCCA
This window encodes:
- the FFUJ_12242_2 gene encoding Fujikurins efflux protein; protein product: MFPHSESTVTLASNLQNGMLLVGVGLCGPLFAAMSPKLVLPVQLFGLVCGTLAFILTAFVTSAWQLVITLGILYPLSSLLFFPCIPILYDWFVERRGLASGIMFGGAAVGGTIFPLMTAKLLDAVKYKPTLYTIAAMFGSCNGVAMIFLRRRVPIAPVAPGRRVRPPINFAFLKRRGFWEMVTFVAITSLGSFIPSVWLPTFADAVGPTHPGGTGLVAIMYASSSFGNPMVGFLADRFPVGFVVTGMCTAAALAAWLLWGLGTNSALLVLFSMVWGMLALPLAATWSQMISYVARDDPALPMLLFSICAFVRGSINFASGPISTALLKSGVLRGAAGAYGTTNYGALLLFTGAVTFVGGLAAAFFPRR